The Clostridium sp. DL-VIII DNA window GATTTACTAGTTGGATTAGATTTATTGAAAGCACTTAATGCTGATATTAGCATCAAAAATATGTGCCTAGAGTTTTCGGAGTGTTAAATGTCAAAATAATATACAATTAATAAATGTACAGGACGCTGGAACCATATTTTTAATTAAATTGATTAATATTGTAATAACTATAGCTCCAAGGATAATCTTGGAGCTGTTAGATTTTTATGTTTAATAATACAATGAAATATTATTGAGGATTTTCATTAAGATGTTTTTCTTTTTTTGAATAGCAGTAGAGTAACACATGTTTTTAAAATAAGCATATTCTTTTACAGTGTAATTTTTGTAGAATACAAAATCTATAAGTTCAACTTCCTCTTCATTTAAATTTTTAAGAGCTAATTTTAAATCTTCATAGTCACACATCTCACATAATGAAGTTTCAGTTGAGATTTCAGGCTCGGGAAAATCATTTTCAACATCATCATGTAAGCTTAATGCATCACTACCTTCGGTAGATCTTCTGGTTTTAGTTCTTTTTATTAAATCATTCATATTATTTTTAATGGCATTAGTAGCATAGGCAACAAATCTATGCTTTTCTAAATCGTACCTGGAAACAGATTTGAAAAGTGAATGATAACATTCCTGAATAATATCATGTGGGTTATATCCATCAATGAAAGTTCTTTTAGAAATATTATAAATTAAAGGCCTAAACTCATAAGCTAATTTTTCTTTTGCTTCTTCATCATTATTTTTACATCTGTTAACTAAAGTTTCAACATAATCAAAATCCATATAAACCTCCATCTTCAATATAAGAGTTATGAATTAAAGTAATTATTTTACATATATTGTGTTTCGTTTTAAATTTACCTCTATATATAGTATATATGGCTAGGTTACATATAACTTATATAGGAGTATAAAAATGATTAGATTTATGTTGTTACTTATGTTTTTGATATTGAAGTTCTTGGTTGCAGCATAGCTGCTTTTTTCATAAGTGTATAACTTATATGAAAAGTAAAAAATTAGAAATTGTGGAGAGGATGGTGTAAAAAATGAGTAATTTTATAATAGCAGTAGGTCATACTGCAAGTGGTAATGTTGGATGTGGAGTTATTAATAAACTTGATGAGAGTAATTGTACAAGAGAAATTGGAGCTTTAGTTGCAGAGTATTTGCAGCAGAAAGGTTATGGAGTCAATTTGCTTAGAATTGATAGAGCAATAGCTATAACTGTGAAGATTGTTATGAAAGAGCAAATCAAGCTAATGAAATAGCAAAGACAGAAGATATAGAACTTTATGTTGAGATTCATATTAATGCAGGGGGAGGTAGTGGCCCTGAAGTATTAGTATTTGGAAAATCAGAAGTAGCTAATCAATATGCTACGAAAGTCTGCAATGAATTATCGAGTACTCTGAATTTACCTAATAGAGGAGTAAAAATAAGAAACTTAATTGTTCTTAATAAAACTGTTATGCCTGCAATTTTGGTTGAATGTTTGTTTGCTGATAGTGATGATGCAGACAAATATGATCCAGATATTATTGCAAAAGCTATTGTTAATGGACTAGTTAGCTCTGGTAATTCTAGTGATGGTGAATGGAAGGCGGGATGGAACAAAGATGATGTGGGATGGTGGTATTGCACGGATATAGAAAATAAATACTATTATACTTCTCAAAATGGCTGGCAAGAGATTGAGGGGGAATGGTATATCTTTGATGATAGAGGATATGCTTTTCAGAATCGCTGGTATCATGATGAAAAGAATAATGCTTGGTATTACTTAGATGAAAATTGTAAGATGGTTAGGGGAAGTAAAGAAAAGCCTTTGTGGAAGTGGATATATAGTGGTTGCTATGCTTTTGATGAAAGTGGAAAGATGTATTGTGATTGCGTTACTCCTGATGGATATAGTGTTAATGAAGAAGGCGTTTGGATTAAATAGTTATATTTCAAAGTAGTCTATAATTTTAGAATTGCTTTGGAATAAATTTCTGAAATTGGGTTAATTTAATAAATGTCTTTAATGATTAGATGAGACGATGATATAATATATATATACTGGTAGAGAAAGAAGTGAAAGGGTTATGCTTGAAAATTATAAAAAGGTTGGTACCATTTATGACAATAAACATAATAATTCGAAAATATTTGAGGTAAAAGAAAAAGATGGGGAAGAACACTATGCTGTAAAATTAATAGGTCCACTGGATGATTCATTAAAGAACACCATATTTACTAGAGAAATAAATGCGTTAAAGAAACTTAATAAATATAAAAACATAGTTACATTATATCACAATGAGGTTGGTACTAATAAAAAAGATAATAAAAAATATGGTATCTTATTATTAGAATTAGTAAATGGAGAAAGCTTAGATAAAATTGAAATAGAGAATTTAGATGATATTGAGAAGTATAAAATTAGTATAGGAATAATTGAAGCTGTTTTAAATGCACATAACAATAGTATCATTCATAGAGATATTAAACCAAGTAATGTAATGGTTGATGGAACTAATGTAAAGATTATTGATTTTGGAATAAGTAAAATTAAATCATGTATTGATGAAGGTACAGTTAAGGATTTTAAGTCAAAAGATTATTGTGCCCCGGAAGTAGCATTAAGAGGAGAGTCGTCAGAATTAAGTGATATATACTCAATAGGAGCAGTTATATATTATTTATTTACAGGAAATAAACCACCTCAACCACAGCATTTTGAGGACAAAATAAATATACTTGGATTAAGAGGCGACTTTAAAGAATTATTAGTAAGTATGATTAAAGAAATTCCTGAGGAGAGGGAAAGTAATTTAGAAAAGTTAAAAAACTCTATAGAAGAGATAATAAAAAAAGTAGATAGCGTAGTAAATAAGTATTATTTTAATATTGATACTGAATTGTTTGAATTGTCAAAACGAAAATTAATAATTAAGAGATCAATGAATTTTAATGAATTCACTAAATCAATTTTGCCAAATGATTTCAAAACTACTTTTGGATTAATTAATAATAATGATCAATATGAATTTATAGGGGAAAAATATATAATAAAATGTATATACGAAAAAAATATATTCTATATATTTGAATTAAATACATTATTAGATGATGAAAAAATTAGATTTAAGAAAAGGGCATCAGATGTAATTGGAAAATTATTTTTTGATTCAAGTTCAAGAACAGATAATTGTAATGATAAATTAGATATATTATTAGATAATTATAGAGAAGAATATAATTCTAATGCTAGAAAGAATAATTTATTTTATGATTATTTTAAAACCTGGAGAAGCTATTTAATTGATAGTATCGAACATGAAAAAGTTAGTGGAATTAGATTTTCATATAGTCGGTTTAAAATTGATGGAAATAAATTGACTTTAGAGATTAATGAATTTTCTAATAAAAGTGTAGATGATATAAAAGAAAATACACAACTTCTTATACAGCAATCTGTAGGAGAGAAGGAACTTATAACACGAATAGGTACATATGATTCTTGTGAATATAGTAAAGGAAAAACATATATCAATATCAATATCAATAAAAAAGAATCAATAACTAAAATTAAGAATCTACTTAATTTGAAGTTATTAATACAGGAAGATTATTTATATAAAATTATTTCTTATCAAAGACAATTAGCAGCAATTAATGTTTTACAAGAAGACAATTATGAATGTAAAAACTTAAAAGATATAATTTTAGATATAAAAGAACCAAGAAGAATTAGTGAA harbors:
- a CDS encoding sigma-70 family RNA polymerase sigma factor, whose protein sequence is MDFDYVETLVNRCKNNDEEAKEKLAYEFRPLIYNISKRTFIDGYNPHDIIQECYHSLFKSVSRYDLEKHRFVAYATNAIKNNMNDLIKRTKTRRSTEGSDALSLHDDVENDFPEPEISTETSLCEMCDYEDLKLALKNLNEEEVELIDFVFYKNYTVKEYAYFKNMCYSTAIQKKKNILMKILNNISLYY
- a CDS encoding AAA domain-containing protein produces the protein MLENYKKVGTIYDNKHNNSKIFEVKEKDGEEHYAVKLIGPLDDSLKNTIFTREINALKKLNKYKNIVTLYHNEVGTNKKDNKKYGILLLELVNGESLDKIEIENLDDIEKYKISIGIIEAVLNAHNNSIIHRDIKPSNVMVDGTNVKIIDFGISKIKSCIDEGTVKDFKSKDYCAPEVALRGESSELSDIYSIGAVIYYLFTGNKPPQPQHFEDKINILGLRGDFKELLVSMIKEIPEERESNLEKLKNSIEEIIKKVDSVVNKYYFNIDTELFELSKRKLIIKRSMNFNEFTKSILPNDFKTTFGLINNNDQYEFIGEKYIIKCIYEKNIFYIFELNTLLDDEKIRFKKRASDVIGKLFFDSSSRTDNCNDKLDILLDNYREEYNSNARKNNLFYDYFKTWRSYLIDSIEHEKVSGIRFSYSRFKIDGNKLTLEINEFSNKSVDDIKENTQLLIQQSVGEKELITRIGTYDSCEYSKGKTYINININKKESITKIKNLLNLKLLIQEDYLYKIISYQRQLAAINVLQEDNYECKNLKDIILDIKEPRRISELKNVNFKSELMNEYQKSSIYKFMASENIALIQGPPGTGKTTVINEVIYQILNENVDSNERPKILVVSQSHPAVDNILEGLIKKDFNLKIFRVGDEKNISEEISSKFTVDILKKNFINNIENNCRDYSEKLSEINLELEENSRLKNILNIQKEWIERLSSSDDIEYQIISNAEIVAGTCIGFIANPIIKEMLFDYVIIDEAAKATTPELLVSIIKAKKILLVGDHKQLPPYIESSKFDWTDNKTIKELRTSLFTNLYGILPDTHKEMLKRQYRMHPNIGDLISKTFYDGGVAAGVSAKDKQHKINELEGYSIVWYNTSNMGKIRKHKKTSGKSFYNVCEAEIIKEFIKRHTEIILEENINVGIITGYSAQKDLIRRKIKNYNLSNQIDVNTVDAFQGREDDIIIYSPVRSSDEDYRIGFQKEAERINVAFSRAKVLLIIVGDIDMYSRWREEENKFPEIVSYIRENPSECLIIDCSKEKTYAKLFREFSKNSSGRK